A genomic region of Antennarius striatus isolate MH-2024 chromosome 4, ASM4005453v1, whole genome shotgun sequence contains the following coding sequences:
- the LOC137593713 gene encoding MANSC domain-containing protein 4-like, with translation MNATWGLLTVLGLVCRGEARCSPNSYYKNCWIRRFPGVFIDIGESQRRGAQLLKFYQEETALECSRTCCLTRNFSCNLAVFHYDTTQENCLHLHCPTLESCVLSHRGNVVLYNITEGVDPDLLVFGKFFTSTLRVLPHHYSWTNASEPLPSDKRHFIHPPPPVAPPLTSAPVVKLPTPTLPGTTQPPPGPPSSPTPPPSTTPTAAPTSPPPSPPPSSIATTPIPRTVAVSTTAAPPSSPPTHRHSNAVSQLATSPPISTTGVTATSQFINETGASEGGNHTSGSHGGQAPSGGAPPGEAGPGWHAAAGTLVVAAGVCVTVLLSCCCSVLLVARWGGQGRRAGRYRTSWRGKGGSMRLIKYVLVREST, from the exons ATGAATGCCACGTGGGGTTTGCTGACGGTGCTGGGTCTGGTGTGCCGCGGTGAAGCGCGGTGCTCGCCCAACTCTTACTACAAGAACTGCTGGATTCGACGCTTCCCGGGGGTTTTCATCGACATCGGGGAGTCTCAGAGGAGGGGGGCGCAGCTCCTCAAGTTCTACCAGGAGGAGACGGCTCTGGAGTGCAGCCGCACCTGCTGCCTGACCAGAAACT TTTCCTGTAATCTGGCCGTGTTCCATTATGACACCACTCAAGAAAACTGCCTCCACCTGCACTGCCCGACCCTGGAGAGCTGCGTCCTCAGCCACAGAGGGAACGTTGTTCTGTACAACATCACAGAGG GCGTGGATCCGGACCTGCTGGTGTTTGGGAAGTTCTTCACCTCCACCCTCCGCGTCCTGCCCCACCACTACAGCTGGACCAACGCCTCCGAGCCCCTCCCCTCGGACAAACGCCACTTCATTCACCCGCCCCCGcctgtggccccgcccctgACTTCAGCCCCCGTGGTTAAACTTCCTACCCCCACCCTGCCTGGCACCACCCAGCCTCCACCTGGAcccccctcctctcccaccCCGCCTCCATCGACAACCCCGACCGCCGCCCCCACCTCTCCCCCACCCTCGCCTCCTCCGTCGTCTATAGCAACCACCCCCATCCCCCGCACCGTGGCCGTTTCTACCACAGCTGCCCCTCCCTCCTCGCCCCCCACCCATCGTCATAGCAACGCCGTCTCCCAGTTGGCCACCAGTCCTCCCATTTCCACAACCGGTGTCACGGCGACATCACAGTTCATCAACGAGACAGGGGCCAGCGAGGGGGGGAACCACACCTCAGGCAGCCATGGGGGCCAGGCCCCCAGTGGAGGGGCCCCcccgggggaggcggggccCGGGTGGCACGCGGCCGCCGGGAccctggtggtggcggcgggCGTCTGCGTCACGgtgctgctgagctgctgctgctccgtcCTGCTGGTGGcgaggtgggggggtcaggggagGAGGGCGGGGCGCTACCGGACGTCATGGCGAGGGAAGGGGGGCTCCATGCGTCTGATTAAATACGTGCTGGTCAGAGAAAGCACCTGA
- the mrps35 gene encoding small ribosomal subunit protein mS35, which yields MGTNMAAHVSKAVLLLGQINQAGLGFQRSVKGATYATGVVTKTKRRNEDRGKDPVRRDKRVSITPRSESMPLDLDWTAVYPAAASFKPNTVPLPVRMGFPVKGGVPPDKKGNLELIKIPNFLHLTPTAIKKHCEALKPFCTEWPSALDTDAKCDQFFPIKVESTDYVSASLSVRNPAARVVHLKVKMSSLNLDDHARKKMIKLVGDRYCKETDVITIKTDHCPLRQQNKDYAMYLLTVLYHESWKTEAWEAEKTRADMEEYSWDGSRSQKNLLQLLGRGGGGGEEELLGRSDVQEYKESVTRLKNHGESESTVDQYKDAVKKLLQL from the exons atggggacaaacatggcTGCCCACGTAAGTAAGGCAGTCCTGCTCTTAGGTCAAATAAATCAAGCTGGTTTGGGGTTTCAGAGGTCCGTGAAAGGGGCGACATACGCGACCGGAGTAGTTACGAAAACGAAAAGAAGGAATGAAG ATCGAGGCAAGGATCCGGTTCGAAGAGACAAGAGAGTC TCCATTACGCCCAGGTCGGAAAGCATGCCACTGGATCTGGACTGGACTGCGGTCTATCCTGCAGCAGCCTCCTTCAAGCCGAACACCGTCCCTCTTCCTGTGAGGATGGGCTTCCCTGTGAAGGGAGGCGTCCCCCCAGACAAGAAAGGCAACCTGGAACTCATCAAG ATACCGAATTTTCTGCATTTAACGCCGACAGCCATCAAGAAACACTGTGAAGCTCTGAAAC CGTTCTGCACCGAGTGGCCGTCGGCTTTGGACACCGACGCCAAATGCGACCAGTTCTTCCCCATCAAAGTGGAAAGCACCGACTATGTGTCGGCCAGCCTGTCCGTCAGGAACCCCGCCGCCCGGGTCGTTCACCTCAAA GTTAAGATGTCCAGTCTGAACCTGGACGATCACGCTCGCAAGAAAATGATCAAGCTGGTCGGGGACAGATACTGCAAAGAGACGGACGTCATCACCATCAAAACCGATca CTGCCCTCTGAGACAACAGAACAAGGACTACGCTATGTACCTGCTGACCGTCCTCTACCACGAGTCCTGG AAAACGGAAGCCTGGGAGGCGGAGAAGACGCGGGCGGACATGGAGGAGTACAGCTGGGACGGCAGCCGCTCCCAGAAGaacctcctgcagctgctgggacgggggggcggcggcggcgaggaggagctgctggggaGGAGCGACGTCCAGGAGTACAAGGAGTCGGTGACGAGGCTGAAGAACCACGGCGAGAGCGAAAGCACCGTCGACCAATACAAAGACGCCGTCAAGAAACTCCTCCAGCTgtga